CAGAAGATCGTTATCTCAAGAAGCATTGCAAAGTAATTGCTTAATCATATATGAAATAGTAAAAGGCCCTCATTTCTGAGAGCCTTTTTACTTCACACGAACCACAAAATATTAATAATATGTTTTTATTTTATCTTAAACAATCACTTCTGTCTATTGGATAGGATTTTCTGCTTTTGGTTAAATTGTTTTCTGAAATTGCTGGGATAAAATTAGCAATAATAACTTTTCATGAAACGGGATTTTTATTAAAATATTATTAAAAACAGTTAAACAGTTTAAAATGTAAATGAAGATCAAACATTTAGGCCCCAGCGGTTTTGGATTTTATTCCGGCAGATTATCGTAATCATGCATATTTTGATTGAATTTAATTTTCCGGATCTGAAAAACAGATTTAAGTTATTTTTAAAATAAATTTAAACAGATTATCAGTGAACATAGATATCGGTTCCGGATTCCTTTAATATCATTAAAAATTAAAATCAGTTCCGGTCATGATCTGCTGTTTTTCTGTTTCTTTTCTTGTAAAAATAATAGCCGATCCCTGCGATCGCGAACAAAGGCCATAGCGGCAGGATAAAAAGAAAAACAGAAGTAATCACATTCCATCCTGAAGAGACGGCGGCAAAAGACCTTTCACTGAACGTTTCAGGTTTTTCATCATTTTCTGCGTAGGTTCCTTCCTTTCCATAAAGGGTGATATCAACTTCACACATGGTATTCTGCATAAAATCCTGTCCGGAAATCTCCACACTTTTATTTTCCACTTTTCCGAGGTTCCGGCTGAGGTCCTCCATCAGGTAGTCGAATTTCTGAATCGGGATCTTAATTTTCAGGTAGGCTGTTTTCTTGTCATCGTTATTCAGTGAAATATTTTCGCTCCTTATCATTCCGTCATATTTGGCAACTTCTTCCTTTACGGTTTCTTTTGCCATTTCGGCGTCATCTACGGTCAGTTCAAGGATGCCTGTCTTTACGAGTTTGTTTTTAACTGCATTCAGTTCATAATTTTCTTTCCTGGGCTGGTTTTTGTAAACGATTTTGGTTTCCCTGATCACTTTCGGCGCCGGAACGTTCACCACAATTTTTTCATCTTTTTTTAACGAATCTTTTTTCTCCGCTTTGGTTTCCAGTTTTACTGATGAAATCTTTTCAGATAAGGAATCTACCATTTTTGAGGTGCTTTCAATCCTGTCTTTAATGCCATTCTTTGTATCCTCAAACTCTTTGATTTTTACATTGGCAGAATCGAGTGCCGCATTGGCCCGGTCACTCACGTGGCTGATCTTTTCAGAGGTTGCGGAAACCGTGCTGTCTGCAGATTTCAGCGTATCTCCCAATCCGGATGTGGCGGCTTCTCCTTTTTTACACATGATCAATGAGCCTGATACTGCTGCAAGTAATATGAATTTTTTCATAATGTTGATTTTTTGATGAAGTAAAATTAGGAGGGAAGGCTTTGTAAAGGTTGTAAATAGGATGTATTCTGGCCGTAAAATAATAATCCGTTTAAAATCAAAAGGTTAGGGTTATTTTACAAAGATTTTACAAAACCTTTCAGGCCGTTTACGGGAGATTGAGCCTCACGGTTGGTGAAAATTCATATCGATCCAGCCGGGCTTTGCCATGTCGGTTTCAGGATTGAAAGTTATAGGCTGCTTAAGAATGATAATTTTACATTTTTTAAAGCGGATTTTATCTTTTGTATTAATGCATGCTCACAGATTGAGCGGATTCAGCAGATTTTCCGTTGTATTTGAATCTGTGTAATCGCCGTAATTTGCCGTAAATCATGCTTTCCGGCCAAATTTAAACAGGCTCTTAGGCATAAAAAATCCGCTGAAAAACTTTCAGCGGATTTTATGTAGGGTCTATTCTATTCTATTCTATTCTATCCTATTGCTTTCATTAAGCATTCTGAAACTCACTGATAAAATGCAGTTTGATATTCGGGAATTTTTCCTGCGTCATGTGAATCGTAAAAGAAGAATCTGCCAGGAAAACCAGTTGGTTGTATTTATCTCTGGCCATGAACCGCTGCTTTAATCTTGCAAACTCTTTGAATTCTTCTGATTTCTCATCTGCTTCAACCCAGCAGGCCTTGTGCATGGAAAGCGGCTCATATGTACATTTTGCACCGTACTCATGTTCCAGGCGGTACTGGATTACCTCATACTGAAGCGCACCCACTGTACCGATAATTTTCCTGTTGTTCATTTCCAGCGTAAACAATTGCGCAACCCCTTCGTCCATCAGTTGGTCAATACCTTTAGCAAGCTGTTTCGCTTTCAAAGGATCATTGTTGTTGATATACCTGAAATGCTCCGGGGAGAAGCTAGGGATGCCTTTAAAGCTCAGTTTTTCACCGCCCGTCAGCGTATCGCCGATCCTGAAACTTCCGGTGTCATGAAGGCCTACAATATCTCCCGGGAAGCTTTCGTCCACTACTTCCTTTTTATCCGCAAAGAATGCATTCGGGGAAGAAAACTTCATTTTCTTTCCTTCCCTTACCAGCAGATAATTTTCGTTCCTCTTGAAAGTCCCGGAAACAATTTTTACGAAGGCCAGGCGGTCCCTGTGCTTCGGGTCCATATTCGCGTGGATTTTGAAGACAAATCCGGTAAAAGTATTTTCTTCAGGCTTTACCAGGCGGGTATCGCTTTCTTTCGGCTGCGGCATCGGGGCAATGTCAATAAA
The sequence above is a segment of the Chryseobacterium sp. JJR-5R genome. Coding sequences within it:
- a CDS encoding DUF4349 domain-containing protein, which codes for MKKFILLAAVSGSLIMCKKGEAATSGLGDTLKSADSTVSATSEKISHVSDRANAALDSANVKIKEFEDTKNGIKDRIESTSKMVDSLSEKISSVKLETKAEKKDSLKKDEKIVVNVPAPKVIRETKIVYKNQPRKENYELNAVKNKLVKTGILELTVDDAEMAKETVKEEVAKYDGMIRSENISLNNDDKKTAYLKIKIPIQKFDYLMEDLSRNLGKVENKSVEISGQDFMQNTMCEVDITLYGKEGTYAENDEKPETFSERSFAAVSSGWNVITSVFLFILPLWPLFAIAGIGYYFYKKRNRKTADHDRN